One genomic segment of Methanomassiliicoccus sp. includes these proteins:
- a CDS encoding CDGSH iron-sulfur domain-containing protein encodes MVASKNAKIQVCKDGPYLVSGRIPLVREEIVRGPDGNPREWKKVADLTDQENYALCRCGRSNDPPYCDGSHLAGFDGTETAVRRTRAEEPKLVKGPGVDLDPNAAPCARAQFCHRGGGIGKLVSESGEEDKRGLAVEVAGQCPAGRLVVYDKATGKPIEPVFEREISVTEDPMRGVSGPLWVKGGVIIEGADGEPYIVRNRVALCRCGQSKRMPLCDGTHIDIKFDRMGDRK; translated from the coding sequence ATGGTCGCAAGCAAGAACGCCAAGATTCAGGTCTGCAAGGACGGCCCATACCTTGTATCGGGCCGCATTCCGTTGGTCCGCGAGGAGATCGTGCGCGGTCCAGACGGGAACCCGCGAGAATGGAAAAAGGTCGCCGACCTGACCGATCAGGAGAACTACGCTCTCTGCCGGTGCGGAAGATCGAACGATCCGCCCTACTGTGACGGTTCGCACCTTGCCGGGTTCGACGGGACGGAGACGGCGGTGCGCCGGACGCGGGCCGAGGAACCCAAGTTAGTCAAGGGTCCAGGAGTGGACCTGGACCCTAATGCCGCGCCCTGCGCCAGAGCTCAGTTCTGCCATCGCGGCGGGGGGATAGGTAAGCTGGTCTCCGAGTCGGGGGAAGAGGACAAGAGGGGGTTGGCGGTGGAGGTGGCTGGACAGTGCCCAGCGGGACGTCTGGTCGTATACGACAAGGCAACGGGAAAGCCCATCGAGCCGGTCTTCGAGAGGGAGATCAGCGTTACCGAGGACCCCATGCGCGGAGTCAGCGGCCCCCTGTGGGTCAAGGGCGGGGTGATAATCGAGGGCGCCGACGGGGAGCCCTATATCGTGAGAAACCGGGTGGCGCTGTGCCGCTGTGGGCAGTCCAAGCGGATGCCTCTGTGTGATGGCACCCACATCGACATCAAGTTCGACCGTATGGGTGACCGAAAGTGA
- a CDS encoding PAS domain-containing protein, producing MIGRGLLEDILAHAASRCIVVDADDKVIYASPRLRDLLGHDADVLIDRPLKETLATSELVEAIRTNARLTIDGGEETVAQIELSDALSGRIYEVRSVPHKKDGQAGMAIVFIDEVTGRMDAERAHRCIDQIVSELRPPTEADKAVPRVLALINDTFRSDVSAVLTRRDGLWSPKFALGHELSLMNYFRLDERPGLTRMVQSINEVHILNEEDESGIYSVLAKEWKVRTVVAIPIHAGGDERGILVLAYRALPEPLSSTNLRHLRNIGAILSIAFSEDRDVLRSESGAGCMSTELSAIETCSALIDVRGRMKCSTPKFDSLVPEAFRGANILSMPYASLRPEFNGTPLEKVLERTVASSGAMTVGTIHRPDERGNFRDWQIVFSPVPSGRRDPDVLVHLIDITEWGVTNRKNARLIHAIREEQYRVKTLLDSVPVGVYISDADGRILEINGMGSRIWGQNPLPRDIEEYGDYNATWPTTGVRLTTDDWPLAKAVRRGETTIGEVIDYRSFDGREGTIINSAAPIRNCNGEIIGAVEIDQDITEMKALERKLEAAKANLEAIINQMPAGVAIAEGPRGRIVNCNNELKRMLLQNEEMPSSIEGYSRWGFLDPDSCAPLNSEEHPLAIALRERRTVSNHQSVVRQRDGGLITVLTSASPVIGKDGNIIGAVAIFTDISHQKEIENRLEKQTRDLAQFNADLQRFAYVTSNELRESLKSINNYLSLIEKNSS from the coding sequence ATGATCGGCCGTGGTCTCCTAGAAGATATTCTGGCACATGCTGCCAGCAGGTGCATCGTAGTGGACGCTGACGACAAGGTTATCTATGCCAGCCCGCGCCTCCGCGATCTCCTGGGCCATGATGCAGATGTTCTTATCGACCGACCGCTCAAGGAGACACTGGCAACGTCCGAGCTGGTGGAGGCGATCAGGACCAACGCCCGATTGACAATAGATGGAGGAGAAGAGACCGTTGCTCAGATCGAACTCTCTGACGCACTCTCAGGCCGGATCTATGAGGTCCGGTCGGTTCCCCATAAGAAGGATGGACAGGCTGGCATGGCGATAGTTTTCATTGACGAAGTCACCGGGCGCATGGACGCTGAACGAGCTCATCGGTGCATCGACCAGATCGTGAGCGAGTTAAGGCCGCCGACGGAGGCCGACAAGGCTGTTCCCAGGGTCCTCGCATTGATCAACGATACTTTCAGGTCCGATGTCTCGGCCGTTCTCACCCGACGGGATGGCTTATGGAGCCCAAAGTTCGCCTTGGGCCATGAGCTCTCGCTGATGAACTACTTCCGCCTCGATGAGAGGCCAGGCCTCACCAGAATGGTACAATCGATCAACGAGGTTCACATTCTCAACGAAGAGGACGAGAGCGGGATCTACAGCGTTCTCGCCAAGGAGTGGAAGGTCCGCACGGTGGTGGCGATACCTATCCACGCCGGTGGGGACGAGCGGGGCATACTCGTTCTAGCCTATCGTGCCCTTCCTGAACCCTTATCCAGCACCAATCTGCGCCACCTCCGGAACATAGGGGCGATCCTCTCCATCGCCTTCAGCGAGGATCGGGACGTTCTCCGATCGGAAAGCGGGGCAGGATGCATGAGCACAGAGCTGAGCGCCATAGAGACGTGCTCGGCCCTGATCGATGTCAGAGGAAGGATGAAGTGCTCAACCCCAAAATTCGATTCCCTGGTACCCGAGGCGTTCCGGGGAGCGAATATCCTGTCCATGCCGTACGCCTCCCTTCGTCCCGAGTTCAATGGCACCCCCCTTGAAAAAGTGCTCGAACGGACTGTGGCTTCCAGTGGGGCGATGACCGTCGGAACGATCCATAGGCCGGACGAACGAGGCAATTTCAGGGACTGGCAGATCGTCTTCTCACCGGTACCCAGCGGCAGGAGGGACCCTGACGTTCTCGTCCACCTCATCGATATCACCGAGTGGGGAGTGACTAACCGGAAGAACGCCAGGCTGATCCATGCCATCCGCGAGGAGCAGTACAGAGTGAAGACCCTATTGGACTCGGTCCCCGTGGGAGTATATATCAGTGATGCGGACGGCCGGATCCTGGAGATCAACGGGATGGGATCCAGGATATGGGGGCAGAACCCCCTGCCCCGAGACATCGAAGAGTATGGAGATTATAACGCCACATGGCCCACGACCGGGGTGCGGCTGACGACGGACGATTGGCCGCTGGCGAAGGCCGTTAGGCGGGGGGAGACCACCATCGGGGAAGTGATCGATTACCGTAGCTTCGACGGTCGAGAGGGCACCATCATCAACTCGGCCGCCCCCATCCGCAACTGCAATGGCGAGATCATCGGAGCGGTGGAGATCGACCAGGACATCACCGAGATGAAGGCGCTTGAGCGAAAGTTGGAGGCGGCCAAGGCCAATCTGGAAGCGATCATCAATCAGATGCCCGCGGGTGTGGCCATCGCCGAGGGGCCCCGGGGCCGGATCGTAAACTGCAACAACGAGCTGAAGAGGATGCTTCTCCAGAACGAGGAGATGCCCTCATCCATCGAAGGATACTCCCGATGGGGATTTCTCGACCCCGACAGCTGCGCTCCCCTAAACTCGGAGGAGCATCCCCTGGCCATTGCGCTCCGGGAAAGAAGGACGGTGAGCAATCACCAATCGGTGGTTCGGCAGAGGGACGGGGGTCTGATTACCGTCCTCACCAGCGCCTCTCCGGTCATCGGCAAGGATGGGAATATCATCGGAGCGGTGGCAATCTTCACGGACATATCCCATCAGAAAGAGATTGAGAACCGGCTGGAGAAACAGACCAGGGACCTAGCACAGTTCAACGCTGACCTTCAGAGGTTCGCATATGTAACGTCAAACGAGCTGAGGGAGTCGCTCAAGTCCATCAATAACTACCTGAGCCTCATCGAGAAGAACAGCTCGTGA
- a CDS encoding methylamine methyltransferase corrinoid protein reductive activase, with the protein MNEVGIALDLGTSGFRGQAVDLSDGKTVSTAITVRHPLPGSNVIDHVNFAIEIGENEANSIIMEAVDRLIDHLGVDPSRISRVAVCGNPFQLSLFQNIEIRDLAFAGRRKLERLGVVPPRRDGDILQARALGLKSNPSAEVIIPPAVGHEIGADALAMLLLTGAMDEERPCMVIDYGTNAEMALVADGQVFTGSAAAGPALEGQEIAMGMLAAPGAISDVMIAGDGWVNLVLDSDLAAQEGDEVDPLNGSVRSQGIMHGRSRGITGTGVIAALASGIGTGLVSSSKIGTPTRNLYLQDGVTISESDVSEAGKAIGAIRAGYLTLMNKAGIWTDQVSTAFMSGATGLYVDARKAQRIGLVPPGAERIVQVGNTSLLMARELVMEPTRLDELRSFSTHLRATHCMFATSEMFKNIYSIELSLWAYGMPMSAYNDMLAIYKLPPIPLEPVEANVSRRMERDIPDLGPMGVTIVSDIGTELVIALDDCLSCKQCEKACREGAIRIENNDMGVGSAFIRSELCAGTACRRCEAVCRTKTLRLSRAKPLG; encoded by the coding sequence ATGAACGAGGTCGGCATCGCCCTGGACCTGGGCACGAGCGGGTTCCGGGGCCAGGCCGTGGACCTCAGCGACGGCAAGACTGTCTCCACAGCGATCACCGTCCGTCATCCCCTTCCCGGGTCCAATGTAATAGACCATGTCAACTTCGCGATTGAGATCGGTGAGAACGAGGCCAATTCCATCATCATGGAGGCCGTCGATCGCCTCATCGACCACCTGGGAGTGGACCCCTCAAGGATCTCCAGAGTGGCGGTGTGCGGGAACCCGTTCCAGCTGTCCCTGTTCCAGAACATCGAGATCCGGGACCTGGCCTTCGCGGGTCGAAGGAAGCTGGAAAGACTCGGCGTGGTCCCTCCCAGGCGTGACGGGGATATCCTTCAGGCCCGTGCTCTCGGACTTAAATCGAATCCTTCTGCCGAGGTCATTATCCCTCCCGCCGTCGGACACGAGATAGGAGCGGACGCCCTGGCCATGCTCCTGCTGACCGGGGCCATGGACGAGGAGCGTCCGTGCATGGTTATCGATTACGGCACCAATGCGGAGATGGCCCTGGTCGCCGACGGACAGGTGTTCACCGGATCTGCTGCGGCCGGACCGGCATTGGAAGGCCAAGAGATCGCTATGGGGATGTTAGCCGCCCCTGGTGCCATTTCCGACGTCATGATCGCCGGCGACGGATGGGTCAATCTCGTGCTGGACTCCGATCTTGCTGCACAGGAGGGTGACGAGGTCGATCCCTTGAACGGTTCGGTGAGGTCCCAGGGCATTATGCATGGACGATCCAGGGGCATCACCGGCACTGGAGTAATAGCAGCCCTGGCCAGCGGTATTGGGACAGGGTTGGTATCCTCATCGAAGATCGGGACCCCGACCCGTAACCTGTATCTTCAGGATGGGGTGACGATATCAGAGAGCGATGTATCCGAGGCGGGCAAGGCCATCGGAGCGATACGGGCGGGTTACCTGACGCTGATGAATAAGGCGGGAATATGGACCGACCAGGTCTCCACCGCCTTCATGTCCGGGGCGACCGGACTATATGTGGATGCCCGTAAAGCCCAGCGCATCGGCCTGGTCCCTCCGGGGGCGGAGCGCATCGTCCAGGTTGGCAACACATCCCTCCTGATGGCTAGGGAACTGGTCATGGAACCGACCAGATTGGACGAGCTAAGATCGTTCTCCACCCACCTGCGCGCTACCCATTGCATGTTCGCCACCTCCGAGATGTTCAAGAATATCTACTCGATCGAGCTGTCACTGTGGGCTTATGGGATGCCGATGAGCGCCTACAATGACATGTTGGCGATCTATAAGCTTCCCCCCATACCGCTGGAGCCGGTGGAGGCAAACGTGTCCAGGAGAATGGAACGGGATATTCCGGACCTGGGGCCGATGGGCGTGACCATAGTGAGCGACATTGGGACCGAGCTGGTGATCGCTCTCGATGATTGTTTGAGCTGCAAGCAGTGCGAGAAGGCGTGTCGAGAGGGTGCCATTCGCATCGAGAATAATGATATGGGCGTAGGAAGTGCATTCATTCGATCAGAGCTTTGTGCGGGGACCGCCTGCAGGAGATGCGAGGCGGTCTGCCGGACCAAGACTCTTCGTCTCAGCAGGGCCAAGCCCTTGGGTTAG
- the pylD gene encoding 3-methylornithyl-N6-L-lysine dehydrogenase PylD — protein MTRLTTNDIHDLFRSLSERDADLRRKTGLTLKGLALSAVGHAQDGLDLGQFRVAAVPVDSGQGIIPEFSRSVCSIVRHMGMDGFVTAKGDVAGIAEAMAGGADIVFLADDDEFIALNLRAGRFADNTRSTALGYCAALEAALGGLTGRDVLVIGAGRVGSYAIPHLQARGAKVSLLEQDRDRAVEASRRFGVALVLDARHGISQAKAILNASPAPVPGGWICEDAVISSPGVPYAFDEEGERRAMAIIHDPLQIGVAVMAAWSAGMSYHAIGGPQQAPAEVLE, from the coding sequence ATGACCAGGCTAACCACGAATGACATCCATGACCTTTTCCGCTCCCTCAGCGAGCGGGATGCCGATCTGCGGAGAAAGACGGGGCTCACCCTGAAGGGGCTGGCCCTCAGTGCGGTCGGCCATGCCCAGGACGGCCTAGACCTTGGCCAGTTCCGGGTCGCTGCGGTCCCCGTCGATAGTGGCCAGGGCATAATCCCGGAGTTCAGCCGCTCGGTGTGCTCCATCGTTCGCCATATGGGCATGGACGGCTTCGTGACCGCCAAGGGGGATGTGGCCGGAATCGCGGAAGCGATGGCCGGGGGAGCGGACATCGTGTTCCTAGCTGATGATGATGAGTTCATCGCCCTGAACCTGCGTGCTGGACGATTTGCGGATAACACCCGATCCACCGCCCTGGGCTACTGTGCCGCTTTGGAGGCTGCCCTGGGCGGGCTCACTGGCAGGGACGTGCTGGTCATTGGCGCCGGGAGGGTGGGGTCCTATGCCATCCCGCATCTCCAGGCCCGGGGGGCCAAGGTGTCCCTTCTGGAGCAGGACCGGGACAGGGCTGTGGAGGCCAGCAGAAGATTCGGGGTGGCCCTAGTCCTCGATGCTCGGCATGGCATCTCCCAGGCCAAGGCTATCCTCAACGCATCCCCGGCCCCCGTGCCCGGTGGATGGATCTGCGAGGATGCGGTCATATCCTCGCCCGGCGTACCCTATGCCTTCGACGAGGAGGGGGAGCGAAGAGCCATGGCCATCATCCACGATCCCCTGCAGATAGGCGTGGCGGTCATGGCTGCGTGGAGCGCAGGGATGTCCTATCATGCCATCGGCGGCCCTCAACAAGCCCCGGCCGAGGTCCTTGAATGA
- the pylC gene encoding 3-methylornithine--L-lysine ligase PylC, with amino-acid sequence MTTLGVVGGKLQGMEAAYLAKKAGMKVVVLDRDPKAPALALADEGVVIDTTMERKRTIDLLTDCDAVLPANENLDTLVGLTNMLSCTDVPLIFDIDAYLLSSSKIRSNQFMKRLGIPQPRTWPECGYPVVVKPSGGSGSDGVTRATDHRTMVSGVEKIEGRGDEVVIEEFLDGPSVSIEVIGDGTNFIPLVTTEVFLDDAYDCKMVGSPWEARDGGAEPVLIDASRTMAQALGLRGIMDVEAIVVNGVPRVLEIDARIPSQTPTAVFHSHGINMVDMLVKMSLGEALEKPSRDGAKAAFYEHISVDDGIMRSCGEGRFAEVSRPRIVPGLFGSDEMITDYEPGKKSWRATIITSADDARAAREKRAKVIQDIINNEGISQYTDPQPEGYE; translated from the coding sequence GTGACCACCCTTGGCGTAGTCGGTGGTAAGCTCCAGGGCATGGAAGCCGCGTACCTGGCCAAGAAGGCTGGGATGAAGGTGGTGGTACTGGACAGGGACCCGAAAGCTCCAGCCTTGGCCCTGGCGGACGAGGGCGTGGTCATCGATACGACAATGGAGAGGAAACGCACGATCGATCTGCTCACGGATTGTGACGCGGTCCTTCCGGCCAATGAGAACCTCGATACCCTGGTGGGCCTCACCAACATGCTCTCTTGTACGGACGTACCGCTGATCTTTGATATCGATGCCTATCTGCTTTCATCATCAAAGATTAGGTCCAACCAGTTCATGAAGAGGCTGGGCATCCCTCAGCCCAGGACCTGGCCGGAATGCGGGTACCCGGTCGTGGTCAAACCAAGTGGAGGATCGGGGAGCGATGGTGTGACCCGGGCCACAGACCATCGGACGATGGTCTCCGGGGTGGAGAAGATCGAGGGGCGTGGCGACGAAGTGGTGATCGAAGAGTTCCTGGACGGGCCATCAGTGTCTATCGAAGTCATCGGCGATGGTACTAACTTCATTCCCCTGGTCACAACGGAGGTCTTCCTCGATGACGCCTACGACTGCAAGATGGTGGGCTCCCCTTGGGAGGCCAGGGACGGCGGTGCGGAACCGGTGCTGATCGACGCTTCGCGGACCATGGCCCAGGCGCTGGGACTGCGGGGCATAATGGATGTCGAGGCGATCGTCGTCAATGGTGTACCAAGGGTTCTGGAGATCGATGCACGGATACCTAGCCAGACTCCTACGGCAGTCTTCCACTCCCATGGCATCAATATGGTGGACATGCTCGTGAAGATGAGCCTCGGAGAGGCGTTGGAAAAACCCTCGAGAGACGGGGCGAAGGCCGCGTTCTACGAGCACATCTCGGTCGATGACGGCATCATGAGATCCTGCGGGGAAGGCAGGTTTGCCGAGGTCAGCAGGCCGCGGATCGTTCCGGGCCTGTTCGGATCAGACGAGATGATCACCGACTACGAGCCGGGGAAGAAGAGCTGGAGGGCCACCATCATCACCTCGGCTGATGATGCCAGAGCCGCCCGTGAGAAGCGCGCGAAGGTCATCCAGGACATCATCAACAACGAGGGCATCTCTCAATACACAGACCCCCAACCAGAGGGATATGAATGA